Proteins from a single region of Oreochromis niloticus isolate F11D_XX linkage group LG7, O_niloticus_UMD_NMBU, whole genome shotgun sequence:
- the eea1 gene encoding early endosome antigen 1 isoform X4 — MKDLFEQKAAQLATEIVDLKSRYDEEKSLREAADQRLAKLNEQLQEAKEENERLQTELLQRPGVEDVEVLQKELVQVQTVMDNMTREREEESERLKNHYEQLQANYTTSEIRKLEMTISQLKAELEKGPQEAAVYTQQIHELQSNLNNLQQQSQSLSEKLARKEKEYQDLDEHLGAEKASKKEVQESLRERELEVQELQARATGAEASLHKAQTEVTERAEEVAKLKSEIAELEVKHAELKVERKQLEQQREEKENQGAQQQTEISQLHAKLLEAERQLGEVQGRLKEQRQLSGEKLKDREQQAADLQLKLSRAEEQLKESASKSTDLQHQVEKAKQQHQELQALQQNTNGKLREAQNDLEQVLRQIGDKDQKIQNLEALLQKSKDTVSQLEAEREDLCAKIQAGEGETAVLNQLKEKNHALQEQVTQLTDKLKNQSESNKQAQDNLHKQVQEQKTLLRSAQDRAHTLETSVTELTTQLTESKEKVAQLDTQLKAKTELLLSAEAAKAAQKANLENSLESAQHALQDKQQELNKVQKNLEDHAQRLKERQEQCTQLESSLKECKDKLLASEQQIEQLEGLCKKLESQVGEMQAARDQVQQELQQLQKESSEVKKKAKELQRSLETEKSGATSLQEELKKKTGTLSDVQQKLAQSEQEIATLKANLEKVTQEGKSQHAELDKKAQSLTAELQKAQEEKKAQQKELAATQESLGKANKALKESQSQLDTERKNHKSAIEEKDKSNEKARQELLKNNESITKAMKESKEQLEQMREAEKQLKVQLTSLEQQHTKTQETLREKENELEKLRMQLKTTQGSLEEEIKKLNGQVTELKEAGVKKAQEENKLKAQVSGLGQELTSEKSRTAELQKALEQSKEHINKLQSDVYGKDSEVSALRQDLKASEQKLSMGQEELAANRTHQSGLESQIQDLKSGRSSLEQEVAKRDEKLQQQEQTLKELQKQKGQVKEELDKEKSNVEELNKAKSVLEKNNSRLTSELKTLMEKSEKELGELQEAKQLLIQQKLELQAQVEAAQGALKQEQKEHQTTKDSRSEREEQLLAQIRDAQDQLAAEKKRWEEQVKRGEETEAKMGLQVTALNENVATLKREWQGSQRRVGELEKQTDELRGEIAVLEATVQNNQDERRTLLERCVKGEGEIEKLQAKVVELRRKLDDTTAAMQELGRENQSLQIKQSQSLTRKWAEDHEVQNCMACGKGFTVTVRKHHCRHCGNIFCAECSSRNALTPSSKKPVRVCETCFEELQG, encoded by the exons ATGAAAGACCTGTTTGAGCAGAAGGCTGCCCAGCTGGCCACAGAGATAGTAG ATTTGAAGTCCCGTTACGATGAGGAGAAAAGCCTCCGGGAGGCTGCTGACCAGAGATTAGCAAAGTTGAACGAACAACTGCAGGAAGCGAAGGAGGAGAACGAGCGACTCCAAACAGAGCTG CTGCAGCGACCGGGCGTTGAGGATGTCGAGGTTCTGCAGAAGGAGCTGGTCCAGGTGCAAACGGTGATGGACAACATGACCCGTGAGAGGGAGGAAGAGTCAGAGCGCCTCAAAAACCATTACGAGCAACTGCAGGCTAATTATACTACCTCAGAG ATTCGTAAACTGGAG ATGACCATTTCCCAACtgaaggcagagctggagaAGGGTCCTCAGGAAGCAGCCGTCTACACGCAACAGATCCATGAGTTGCAGAGCAATTTGAATAACTTGCAGCAGCAAAGTCAG AGCCTGTCTGAAAAGCTTGCACGCAAGGAGAAGGAGTATCAAGATCTGGACGAGCATCTAGGAGCTGAGAAAGCTTCCAAGAAGGAAGTCCAAGAAAGCCTGAGGGAAAGGGAATTAGAAGTGCAAGAGCTGCAGGCTCGGGCCACAGGGGCTGAGGCGTCCCTGCACAAAGCCCAGACGGAGGTCACAGAGAGGGCTGAGGAGGTGGCAAAGTTAAAGAGTGAGATTGCAGAGCTAGAGGTGAAGCATGCGGAGCTAAAGGTTGAGAGGAAACAGCTGGAACAGCAGCGGGAAGAAAAGGAAAACCAAGGTGCTCAGCAGCAGACTGAGATCAGTCAG CTGCATGCCAAACTGTTGGAGGCAGAGAGGCAGCTGGGTGAGGTGCAAGGTCGATTGAAAGAGCAGAGGCAGCTGTCGGGGGAGAAACTCAAGGACCGCGAGCAGCAAgcagccgacctgcagctcaAACTCTCCCGTGCAGAGGAACAG CTGAAGGAGAGTGCCAGTAAGAGCACAGACCTGCAGCACCAGGTGGAGAAAGCCAAGCAGCAGCACCAGGAGCTGCAGGCACTGCAGCAAAACACCAACGGCAAACTCCGTGAGGCGCAG AATGACCTGGAGCAGGTGTTGCGTCAGATCGGAGATAAAGACCAGAAGATACAGAACCTGGAAGCTTTGCTTCAGAAGAGTAAAGACACAGTGAGCCAGCTGGAAGCTGAGAGAGAGGACCTGTGTGCCAAAATCCAGGCCGGGGAAGGAGAGACAGCTGTCCTTAACCAGCTTAAAGAGAAAAACCATGCACTACAAGAACAA GTAACACAGTTGACAGACAAGCTcaagaaccaatcagagagcaacAAGCAAGCACAAGATAATCTACACAAGCAGGTCCAGGAGCAGAAGACTCTGCTCCGCTCGGCCCAGGACCGAGCTCATACCCTGGAGACTTCAGTCACTGAACTCACCACCCAGCTCACGGAGAGCAAGGAGAAAGTAGCCCAGTTGGATACTCAG CTGAAGGCAAAGACAGAGCTGTTGCTCTCTGCAGAGGCAGCTAAGGCTGCACAGAAAGCAAACCTAGAGAACAGCCTGGAGTCTGCCCAACATGCACTACAGGACAAGCAGCAG GAGCTGAATAAGGTTCAGAAGAACCTGGAGGATCATGCCCAAAGGCTCAAAGAGAGACAAGAGCAGTGCACACAGCTGGAAAGCAGTCTGAAGGAATGCAAAGATAAGTTACTGGCCTCAGAGCAGCAGATAGAGCAGCTGGAGGGACTCTGCAAG AAATTGGAGTCACAGGTAggggagatgcaggctgcacgGGATCAGGTGCAGCAGgaactgcagcagctgcagaagGAAAGTTCGGAAGTTAAAAAGAAAGCCAAGGAGCTGCAACGCTCACTGGAAACTGAGAAATCAGG GGCTACAAGTCTGCAGGAGGaattaaagaaaaagacaggTACCTTGAGTGATGTCCAGCAGAAGCTAGCACAGTCCGAGCAGGAGATTgctactttgaaggcaaacctGGAAAAGGTGACCCAGGAGGGAAAGTCTCAACATGCAGAGCTGGATAAAAAAGctcagagtctgacagcagagtTACAAAAGGcccaagaggaaaaaaaggctcAACAAAAGGAGCTTGCAGCTACTCAGGAGAGTCTCGGAAAGGCTAACAAAGCACTGAAAGAGAGTCAGAGTCAACTGGACACTGAGAGGAAGAACCATAAATCAGCTATAGAGGAGAAG GATAAGTCTAATGAAAAAGCAAGACAGGAGCTTCTGAAAAATAATGAGTCCATCACAAAGGCAATGAAGGAATCCAAAGAACAGCTGGAGCAGATGAGAGAG GCAGAGAAACAGCTAAAAGTGCAGCTGACCTCATTAGAACAACAGCACACAAAGACTCAGGAGACACTGAGGGAAAAGGAGAACGAGCTGGAAAAGCTGCGGATGCAACTGAAGACGACCCAGGGATCTTTGGAAGAAGAGATTAAGAAACTGAATGGCCAAGTGACAGAGCTTAAGGAAGCTGGTGTCAAGAAA GCACAAGAAGAAAATAAGCTGAAGGCACAGGTGTCGGGGCTCGGCCAGGAGCTGACCTCTGAGAAGAGCCGgacagcagagctgcagaagGCCTTGGAGCAAAGCAAGGAACACATCAATAAACTTCAATCTGACGTGTACGGAAAAGACTCTGAGGTTTCTGCCCTCCGTCAAGATCTCAAG GCATCAGAGCAGAAACTGAGCATGGgtcaggaggagctggctgcTAATCGAACCCATCAGTCAGGCTTAGAGTCCCAGATCCAGGACTTGAAATCAGGCCGGAGCTCGCTGGAGCAGGAGGTCGCCAAACGGGACGAGAAGCTCCAACAGCAGGAGCAAACCCTGAAGGAGCTACAGAAGCAAAAG GGTCAAGTTAAGGAGGAGCTGGACAAGGAGAAGAGCAATGTGGAGGAGCTGAACAAAGCGAAGAGTGTCCTGGAGAAGAACAACAGCAGACTGACTTCAGAGTTAAAAACACTAATGGAGAAGAGCGAGAAG GAGCTCGGCGAATTGCAGGAAGCCAAACAGCTGTTGATCCAGCAGAAACTTGAGCTGCAGGCTCAGGTGGAGGCAGCACAGGGTGCTCTCAAGCAGGAGCAGAAGGAGCACCAGACCACCAAGGACAGCAGGAGTGAGAGGGAGGAGCAGCTCCTAGCCCAAATCAGGGACGCTCAGGATCAGCTG GCAGCAGAGAAGAAGAGATGGGAAGAGCAGGTGAAACGTGGGGAGGAGACAGAAGCTAAGATGGGTTTGCAGGTGACAGCCCTGAATGAAAACGTGGCCACGTTGAAGAGGGAATGGCAGGGCAGCCAGCGGAGAGTCGGCGAACTCGAGAAGCAGACGGATGAGCTGAGAGGAGAAATCGCTGTGCTGGAGGCCACCGTGCAGAACAACCAGGATGAGCGACGGACTCTTTTGGAAAG GTGCGTGAAGGGTGAAGGTGAGATCGAGAAGCTCCAGGCCAAAGTGGTGGAGCTCCGGAGGAAACTGGATGACACGACGGCTGCCATGCAGGAGCTCGGCAGAGAGAACCAGTCGCTTCAG ATCAAGCAGTCACAGAGTCTGACCAGAAAGTGGGCTGAGGATCACGAAGTGCAGAACTGCATGGCCTGTGGGAAAGGCTTCACCGTCACTGTCAGGAAG CACCACTGCAGACATTGTGGAAACATCTTCTGTGCCGAGTGTTCGTCAAGGAACGCCCTCACTCCGTCCTCTAAAAAGCCAGTGCGCGTGTGTGAGACGTGCTTCGAGGAGCTCCAaggctga